In Staphylococcus lloydii, the following proteins share a genomic window:
- the gyrA gene encoding DNA gyrase subunit A: MAEVPESRINERNITSEMRESFLDYAMSVIVSRALPDVRDGLKPVHRRILYGLNEQGMTPDKSYKKSARIVGDVMGKYHPHGDSSIYEAMVRMAQDFSYRYPLVDGQGNFGSMDGDGAAAMRYTEARMSKITLELLRDINKDTIDFIDNYDGNEREPSVLPARFPNLLVNGASGIAVGMATNIPPHNLTEVINGVLKVSHNPDVTIAELMEDIQGPDFPTGALIMGKSGIRRAYETGRGSIQMRSRAEIEERGGGRQRIVVTEIPYQVNKARMIEKIAELARDKKVDGITDLRDETSLRTGVRVVIDVRKDANANVILNNLYKQTPLQTSFGVNMIALVNGRPKLINLKEALVEYLEHQKIVVRRRTEYNLKKAQDRAHILEGLRIALDHIDEIITTIRESETDKVAMDSLQERFKLTERQAQAILDMRLRRLTGLERDKIENEYNELVAYIKELEEILADEEKLLQIVRDELIDIRERYGDDRLTEIQLGGFDNIEDEDLIPEEQIVITLSHNNYIKRLPVSTYRAQHRGGRGVQGMNTLEEDFVSQLVTLSTHDNVLFFTNKGRVYKLKGYEVPELSRQSKGIPIVNAIELDNDESISTMIAVKDLEREDNFLIFATKKGIIKRSRLNNFSHINKNGKIAIGFKDEDELIAVRLTDGSQDVLIGTAHASLIRFQEQSLRPLGRTAAGVKGITIREGDQVVGLDVAHSESEDEVLVVTKNGYGKRTPVSEYRLSNRGGKGIKTATITERNGDIVCITTVSGSEDLMVVTNSGVIIRIDVHDISQNGRAAQGVRLIRLGDNQFVSTVAKVDEEEETARAEESVESAEGDETQASNETVVEDNTPGNAIHTEGEEENDEPKELRQDFMDRVNEDIDNADNDDDSEE; this comes from the coding sequence ATGGCTGAAGTACCTGAATCAAGAATAAATGAACGAAATATTACTAGTGAGATGCGAGAGTCGTTTTTAGACTATGCGATGAGTGTTATCGTATCTCGTGCCCTACCAGACGTTAGAGATGGTTTGAAACCAGTACATCGTCGTATCTTATATGGATTAAATGAACAAGGTATGACACCTGATAAATCATATAAAAAGTCAGCACGTATCGTTGGGGACGTAATGGGTAAATATCATCCACATGGTGACTCATCTATTTACGAAGCAATGGTAAGAATGGCTCAGGATTTCAGCTATAGATATCCTTTAGTTGATGGTCAAGGTAACTTTGGCTCAATGGATGGTGATGGCGCAGCGGCTATGCGTTATACAGAGGCACGTATGTCTAAAATAACGCTTGAATTATTACGCGATATCAATAAAGATACGATTGATTTCATAGATAACTACGATGGTAATGAAAGGGAGCCGTCAGTCTTACCTGCTCGTTTCCCTAACTTACTTGTTAACGGTGCCTCAGGTATCGCAGTAGGTATGGCGACAAACATCCCACCTCATAACTTAACTGAAGTGATTAATGGCGTCTTAAAAGTAAGCCATAACCCTGATGTAACGATTGCCGAGTTAATGGAAGATATTCAAGGACCAGATTTTCCAACTGGCGCGCTTATCATGGGCAAGAGTGGAATCCGCAGAGCATACGAAACAGGACGTGGTTCAATCCAAATGCGTTCTCGTGCTGAAATAGAAGAACGTGGTGGCGGCCGTCAACGTATCGTCGTTACAGAGATTCCTTACCAAGTTAACAAAGCACGTATGATTGAAAAAATAGCTGAATTAGCTCGAGATAAAAAAGTTGATGGCATCACTGATTTACGTGATGAAACAAGTTTACGTACAGGTGTAAGAGTCGTAATTGACGTTAGAAAAGATGCCAATGCGAACGTTATTCTTAACAACTTATATAAACAAACACCATTACAAACATCATTTGGAGTGAACATGATTGCGCTTGTTAATGGTAGACCTAAACTTATTAACTTAAAAGAAGCCCTAGTAGAATATTTAGAGCATCAAAAAATTGTTGTAAGACGTCGTACTGAATATAACCTGAAAAAAGCACAAGATCGTGCACATATTCTTGAAGGTTTAAGAATCGCATTAGATCACATCGATGAAATCATCACGACAATTCGTGAGTCAGAAACTGACAAAGTAGCCATGGATAGCTTGCAAGAACGTTTTAAATTAACTGAACGCCAAGCTCAAGCTATTTTAGATATGCGTTTAAGACGTTTAACAGGATTAGAACGCGATAAAATTGAAAATGAATATAATGAGTTAGTTGCTTACATTAAAGAATTAGAAGAAATTCTTGCAGATGAAGAAAAACTACTACAAATCGTTAGAGATGAATTAATAGATATTCGTGAACGTTATGGTGACGACCGTCTAACAGAAATACAATTAGGTGGCTTCGATAATATCGAAGACGAAGATTTAATACCTGAAGAGCAAATCGTTATTACATTAAGTCATAATAACTATATTAAACGATTACCAGTTTCTACATATCGTGCTCAGCACCGAGGTGGTCGTGGTGTTCAAGGTATGAATACGTTAGAAGAAGACTTCGTAAGTCAACTTGTAACGTTGAGTACACACGATAACGTCCTATTCTTTACGAATAAAGGTCGCGTCTACAAATTGAAAGGTTATGAAGTACCTGAGCTTTCACGTCAATCTAAAGGTATACCAATCGTTAATGCTATTGAATTAGATAATGACGAAAGCATTAGCACGATGATAGCCGTTAAAGACTTAGAACGTGAAGATAATTTCCTAATCTTTGCAACGAAGAAAGGTATTATCAAACGTTCAAGATTAAATAACTTCTCTCACATTAATAAGAACGGTAAAATTGCGATTGGATTCAAAGATGAAGACGAACTTATTGCCGTACGTCTCACAGATGGTTCTCAAGACGTTCTTATTGGTACTGCACATGCATCATTAATACGTTTCCAAGAGCAGTCATTAAGACCACTTGGTAGAACGGCAGCAGGTGTTAAAGGTATTACAATACGTGAAGGTGACCAAGTCGTTGGCTTAGACGTCGCTCACTCTGAAAGTGAAGATGAAGTACTTGTTGTAACTAAAAATGGTTACGGTAAACGTACACCAGTAAGTGAATATAGATTATCAAACCGTGGTGGTAAAGGTATCAAGACAGCCACTATTACAGAACGTAACGGTGATATCGTTTGTATTACAACTGTATCAGGTAGTGAAGACTTAATGGTTGTAACTAACTCTGGTGTGATTATTAGAATTGATGTTCATGATATTTCACAAAATGGTAGAGCTGCACAAGGTGTTCGTTTAATACGTCTAGGAGACAATCAATTTGTTTCTACTGTTGCTAAAGTAGACGAAGAGGAAGAAACAGCTAGAGCAGAAGAAAGTGTAGAATCTGCAGAGGGTGATGAAACTCAAGCATCAAATGAAACTGTAGTTGAAGACAATACACCTGGTAATGCAATTCATACTGAAGGTGAAGAAGAAAACGACGAACCTAAAGAGTTAAGACAAGACTTTATGGATCGTGTTAACGAAGATATCGACAACGCCGATAACGACGATGACTCAGAAGAATAA
- a CDS encoding NAD(P)H-hydrate dehydratase gives METLSSVSIPKRKDDTHKGDYGRILLIGGNASLGGAIILAARACVYSGSGLITVATHPNNHAALHSRCPEAMVIDINDTKMLTKMIENTDCILIGPGLGCDFKGNNAITFLLQNIQSHQTLIVDGDAITIFSKLKPQIPTCRVIFTPHQKEWERLSGIPIDEQEYERNRQAANDIGATIVLKMHGTEIYFRNNDYKLPIGTPAMATGGMGDTLAGMITSFVGQFDSIEEAVTSATYTHSYIGDSLAESMYVVPPSRLISEIPHAMKKLEQ, from the coding sequence ATGGAAACTTTATCATCAGTTAGTATTCCTAAACGTAAAGATGATACTCATAAAGGGGACTATGGTCGAATCTTATTAATTGGCGGGAATGCTAGTTTGGGTGGAGCGATTATTTTAGCAGCTCGTGCATGTGTATATAGCGGCAGTGGCTTAATCACAGTAGCTACACATCCTAACAACCATGCAGCTCTACATTCTCGTTGTCCAGAAGCAATGGTTATCGACATCAACGATACTAAAATGCTTACTAAAATGATTGAAAACACAGATTGTATTTTAATCGGTCCTGGACTTGGTTGTGATTTCAAAGGAAATAATGCTATTACTTTCCTATTGCAAAACATTCAATCTCACCAAACACTTATTGTTGATGGTGATGCGATTACAATCTTTAGTAAATTAAAACCACAAATTCCTACGTGTCGTGTTATTTTCACGCCACATCAAAAAGAATGGGAACGTTTAAGTGGTATTCCTATTGATGAACAGGAATACGAACGTAACCGTCAAGCTGCTAACGATATAGGCGCAACGATCGTGCTTAAAATGCATGGTACCGAAATTTATTTCAGAAATAATGATTATAAATTACCAATTGGTACACCTGCGATGGCTACGGGCGGTATGGGCGATACACTTGCTGGTATGATTACAAGCTTCGTTGGACAATTCGATAGTATCGAAGAGGCTGTTACAAGTGCAACGTACACACATAGTTATATAGGGGATTCATTGGCTGAATCTATGTATGTTGTGCCACCATCAAGATTAATTAGCGAAATCCCACATGCTATGAAAAAATTAGAACAATAA